The following are encoded together in the Callithrix jacchus isolate 240 chromosome 19, calJac240_pri, whole genome shotgun sequence genome:
- the C19H1orf53 gene encoding uncharacterized protein C1orf53 homolog, protein MAGRQIRALAGPALRGQPLAAPPPAPLWVPAGFQQQLSLTLRSANEGNRGGSVPDTPGRPDKAARPSESKELTAAERRIAELHAAACAAGQLNYVDPATGYLVLTQIAHLQRGECCGSACRHCPYGQVNVKDPSKKKQFNSYFYI, encoded by the exons ATGGCGGGCAGGCAGATCAGGGCGCTGGCGGGTCCCGCGCTGCGGGGGCAACCTCTCGCCGCCCCACCGCCAGCACCTCTCTGGGTCCCCGCTGGGTTCCAACAGCAGCTCAGCCTAACCCTTCGCTCTGCTAACGAGGGAAACCGCGGCGGCTCTGTGCCCGACACGCCGGGTAGGCCGGACAAGGCGGCGAGGCCTTCGGAGAGCAAAGAGTTAACCGCAGCGGAGCGGCGAATCGCAGAGCTGCACGCGGCCGCCTGCGCG GCTGGCCAGCTAAACTATGTGGATCCAGCTACTGGCTATTTGGTGCTTACACAGATTGCCCACTTGCAAAGAGGTGAATGTTGTGGCTCTGCTTGCAGACAT TGTCCATATGGTCAAGTCAATGTTAAAGATCCATCTAAAAAGAAGCAGttcaattcatatttttatatttga